The Campylobacter sp. RM10537 genome has a segment encoding these proteins:
- a CDS encoding portal protein, with protein MKIKKTIDERVSFLTQLISESKNGYEKYKSHFKELQSAYLLESKITQKLKKRNKSNIYIPKINAKVKYLITSLNDVYFSSERMADIETYINSDDAIIELWQNAIDFYTGKINMFKIFQPLFLDVLLVGTSIAKVTWHKGMPRIERVGIDNIYFDPNALDSDDVGYIVNEIYLTYNQIIERQKLGFYKNVEIGQYFEENDKYKKVKLYDIYERKDDNNWVVSTLFENTLLRNEIPLQDGQPFIWGSMLPQLKKIDNEDYVSAYGEPIMSSAIPLQDEINITRNLFIDSVRSHINPKIIIPKSMGISREDIETLGKPIYSDDPRAVQILPPPNVSSAGMNLQILEAELTEVTGISPQNNGAQTANNETATEISIKAQEGGRRSADYIRQYNETFIEPLFDRFAMLIFKYGEDSFFKGYQREDIPSFRFKIQTGTGAMNKEVRRAGIQASMQVFAQLYQMYMSIGDANSAYGIIKANKELTKELLPILGVKNVNTLFSFENNEQNIQQEDHQSIQG; from the coding sequence ATGAAAATAAAAAAAACTATAGATGAGAGAGTATCTTTCTTAACTCAATTAATCAGTGAAAGTAAAAATGGATACGAAAAATATAAATCGCATTTTAAAGAACTTCAAAGTGCATACTTGCTTGAAAGTAAAATCACGCAAAAACTTAAAAAAAGAAATAAATCAAACATTTATATTCCTAAGATCAATGCAAAGGTAAAGTATCTCATAACTAGCCTAAATGATGTTTATTTTAGTAGTGAAAGAATGGCTGATATAGAAACTTATATCAATAGCGATGATGCTATTATAGAGCTTTGGCAGAATGCTATCGATTTTTATACAGGAAAAATTAATATGTTTAAAATATTTCAACCGCTTTTTTTGGATGTATTGCTTGTGGGAACATCAATAGCAAAGGTAACTTGGCATAAGGGAATGCCACGTATTGAAAGAGTAGGGATTGATAATATCTACTTTGATCCAAATGCTTTAGATAGTGATGATGTAGGATATATAGTCAATGAAATTTATTTAACTTACAATCAGATCATAGAAAGACAAAAATTAGGATTTTATAAAAATGTAGAAATAGGGCAATATTTTGAGGAAAATGACAAGTATAAAAAAGTCAAGCTTTATGATATTTATGAAAGAAAAGATGATAATAATTGGGTGGTTTCTACTTTATTTGAAAATACTTTATTAAGAAATGAGATACCTCTACAAGATGGACAACCTTTTATATGGGGTTCGATGCTGCCGCAACTTAAAAAAATAGACAATGAAGATTATGTAAGTGCTTATGGAGAACCTATTATGTCTTCAGCTATTCCATTGCAAGATGAAATTAACATAACAAGAAACCTTTTTATAGATTCTGTTAGATCTCATATTAACCCTAAAATAATCATTCCTAAATCTATGGGTATAAGTCGTGAAGATATAGAAACTCTAGGAAAACCAATTTATAGCGATGATCCTAGAGCAGTTCAGATCTTGCCGCCACCAAATGTAAGTAGTGCTGGAATGAATTTGCAGATTTTAGAAGCTGAACTTACAGAAGTAACAGGAATAAGTCCTCAAAATAATGGAGCACAAACTGCAAATAATGAAACTGCTACAGAAATTAGCATTAAAGCACAAGAGGGTGGAAGAAGAAGTGCTGATTATATAAGACAATATAATGAAACATTTATTGAGCCTTTGTTTGATAGATTTGCAATGCTTATTTTTAAATACGGAGAGGACAGTTTTTTTAAAGGATATCAAAGAGAAGATATACCTAGCTTTAGATTTAAAATTCAAACTGGAACAGGAGCTATGAATAAAGAAGTTCGCCGTGCTGGAATACAAGCAAGTATGCAAGTTTTTGCACAACTTTATCAAATGTATATGAGTATAGGCGATGCTAATTCTGCTTATGGAATTATAAAGGCAAACAAAGAGCTTACAAAAGAATTATTACCAATTTTGGGTGTAAAAAACGTTAATACTTTATTTTCTTTTGAAAATAATGAACAAAATATACAACAAGAAGATCATCAATCTATACAAGGATAA